From Bordetella flabilis, the proteins below share one genomic window:
- a CDS encoding Bug family tripartite tricarboxylate transporter substrate binding protein — MMNNKHRIGAACLALALATWGAAPATAAEQAWPARQVRVIVAYPAGGGLDFVTRVLAQQLSKKTGQSFVVENRSGASGLIGADAVVKSAPDGYTMLVASPAEVLVGAIAGQKMPYDPQRDLVPVTLAGETPLVIAVHPSIKARTMQELLAEAKRSATPLSYGTPGNGSSMNFAGESINLLAGTSVQHVPYKGAAPAVADLLGNHIPIGIVGMPPTVPYQKSGQLRVLAVTSDKRSSAMPDVPTMAELPGFKGYRFTNWMGVYVPAGTPAAVVDRMSADINAILHQADTRALLAQQGVDPIGGTPADFAAFLSAERQRYETIARERHIKID, encoded by the coding sequence ATGATGAACAACAAGCATCGTATCGGCGCGGCATGCCTGGCGCTGGCGTTGGCCACGTGGGGGGCTGCCCCGGCGACGGCGGCGGAGCAGGCATGGCCGGCGCGGCAGGTACGCGTCATCGTGGCGTATCCCGCAGGCGGGGGCCTTGATTTCGTTACCCGGGTCCTGGCCCAGCAATTATCGAAAAAGACCGGCCAAAGCTTCGTCGTGGAGAACCGGTCCGGGGCGTCCGGGCTGATCGGCGCCGACGCGGTGGTCAAGAGCGCGCCTGACGGCTACACCATGCTGGTCGCTTCCCCGGCCGAGGTGCTGGTAGGCGCGATCGCCGGGCAGAAGATGCCCTACGACCCGCAGCGCGACCTGGTGCCGGTGACGCTGGCCGGCGAGACCCCCCTGGTGATCGCGGTGCATCCGTCGATCAAGGCGCGGACGATGCAGGAGCTGCTGGCGGAAGCCAAGCGCAGCGCCACGCCGCTATCCTATGGCACGCCGGGCAACGGCAGTTCGATGAACTTCGCCGGCGAGTCCATCAATCTGCTGGCCGGTACGTCCGTCCAGCACGTCCCCTACAAGGGCGCGGCCCCGGCCGTTGCGGACTTGCTGGGCAATCATATTCCGATCGGCATCGTCGGCATGCCACCCACCGTGCCTTACCAGAAAAGCGGGCAGCTGCGTGTGCTGGCCGTGACCAGCGACAAGCGGTCCAGCGCCATGCCGGATGTGCCGACGATGGCGGAATTGCCGGGGTTCAAGGGTTACCGCTTCACGAACTGGATGGGCGTATATGTGCCTGCCGGCACCCCCGCCGCGGTGGTGGACCGGATGTCGGCGGATATCAATGCGATCCTGCACCAGGCCGACACGCGCGCGCTGTTGGCCCAACAGGGCGTCGACCCCATCGGCGGCACGCCGGCCGACTTCGCGGCATTCCTGAGCGCCGAGCGCCAGCGCTACGAAACCATCGCGCGCGAGCGGCACATCAAGATCGATTGA
- a CDS encoding polysaccharide deacetylase family protein — translation MISYPWPHGARSVVLLTVNFDAESFDLKEVAPARMFGRYSYGRYAVRAGFPRLLDLLARHGVPATFFVPGADARRHPDLVREAASQGHEMAARGVDLEDFATLGEKEQEVLRASAGILGDITGAAPLGFRAPGGQLSPATLEHLAELGFLYDATFQDADHPYVFGLSGGKKLVELPSTFALDDAPIYSARHTHARLLAIWRDEVAAMHEEGTLIPLTLHLRGDFGSTRAARIAVLDTLLTEIKQLGGVHFTTGAELARHALSLDRPTEPDPYLAHADTLSRTTYRGDLAVRPL, via the coding sequence ATGATCTCGTATCCCTGGCCCCATGGCGCCCGCTCCGTGGTCCTGCTGACCGTTAACTTCGACGCCGAATCCTTCGACCTCAAGGAGGTGGCGCCGGCACGCATGTTCGGCCGGTATTCCTATGGCCGGTATGCGGTCCGTGCCGGCTTTCCCCGGCTGCTGGATCTACTGGCAAGGCACGGCGTGCCCGCTACCTTCTTCGTGCCCGGCGCGGACGCGCGCCGCCATCCGGACCTGGTGCGGGAAGCCGCAAGCCAGGGACATGAAATGGCCGCCCGCGGCGTGGACCTGGAGGACTTCGCCACGCTGGGCGAAAAGGAGCAGGAGGTGCTGCGCGCCTCGGCCGGGATCCTGGGCGACATCACCGGCGCTGCGCCACTGGGCTTTCGGGCGCCCGGCGGACAGTTGTCGCCGGCGACGCTGGAGCACCTGGCCGAACTGGGCTTCCTCTACGACGCGACTTTCCAGGACGCCGACCACCCCTACGTCTTCGGCCTGTCGGGTGGGAAGAAGCTGGTGGAGCTGCCGTCCACATTCGCCCTGGACGACGCGCCCATCTATTCGGCGCGCCATACCCATGCGCGCCTGCTGGCCATCTGGCGCGACGAGGTTGCCGCGATGCACGAGGAGGGGACACTGATTCCGCTCACCCTGCATCTGCGTGGCGACTTCGGCTCCACGCGCGCGGCGCGCATCGCGGTCCTGGACACGCTGCTGACGGAGATCAAGCAGTTGGGCGGCGTGCATTTCACCACGGGCGCCGAACTGGCCCGGCACGCATTGTCCCTGGACCGGCCAACGGAGCCGGATCCATACCTCGCGCATGCGGACACCTTGTCCAGGACGACGTACCGGGGCGACCTGGCCGTGCGTCCCCTTTGA
- a CDS encoding polysaccharide deacetylase family protein, translating into MNADPLFPDDMRCVVLIGIDFDGASHEVGRGIAPLGKHSWGNYSARCGVPRHLEMLARHGVDATFFIPGYDAEQHPATVEEIDRCGFEVAAHGYLHEAWDLEGAEEEALLRKTDAILKGILGKPVLGWRSPSGRKTDKTMAVLKSLGYIYDSSDKDYDRPYRLRFGKGRDDLIIELPNNTYSLDDFPFYKFSYTPPSEVLAQWRAEFDAIYGADRFFVLSLHPRAGWGSGTPSHTRILSDLIDYMKGHDGVHFMQARTFAQWCLEHSNRLEEVSFT; encoded by the coding sequence ATGAACGCTGATCCCCTGTTTCCCGACGACATGCGCTGCGTCGTGCTTATCGGCATTGACTTCGACGGCGCCAGCCACGAGGTCGGGCGCGGCATCGCCCCGCTGGGCAAGCACTCCTGGGGCAACTATTCGGCGCGTTGCGGCGTGCCGCGGCACCTGGAGATGCTGGCGCGCCACGGCGTGGACGCGACTTTCTTCATTCCCGGCTATGACGCGGAACAGCATCCGGCCACGGTCGAGGAAATCGACCGCTGCGGCTTCGAAGTGGCGGCGCACGGCTACCTGCACGAGGCCTGGGACCTGGAGGGCGCCGAAGAGGAAGCCTTGCTGCGCAAAACCGACGCCATCCTGAAGGGCATCCTGGGCAAGCCCGTACTCGGCTGGCGTTCGCCGTCCGGGCGCAAGACGGACAAGACCATGGCGGTCCTGAAATCGCTGGGCTATATCTACGACTCCAGCGACAAGGACTACGACCGGCCGTACCGGCTGCGCTTCGGCAAGGGCCGGGACGACCTGATCATCGAGCTGCCGAACAATACCTACAGCCTGGACGACTTCCCGTTCTACAAGTTCAGCTACACGCCGCCGTCGGAAGTGCTGGCGCAGTGGCGCGCCGAGTTCGACGCCATCTATGGCGCGGACCGGTTTTTCGTGCTCTCGCTGCACCCGCGCGCCGGCTGGGGATCGGGAACGCCGTCGCATACCCGCATCCTGTCGGACCTTATCGACTACATGAAGGGGCATGACGGCGTGCACTTCATGCAGGCCAGGACCTTCGCGCAATGGTGCCTGGAGCATAGCAACCGTCTCGAAGAGGTGTCGTTCACATGA
- a CDS encoding sulfatase-like hydrolase/transferase — translation MSDEHNPKVMGCAGHPIVATPHLDGLAAAGTMFSGAYTTSPVCIPARAGFACGKYIHQIGFWDNADAYDGSVPSWHHVLRERGHAVVSIGKLHFRQPGEDHGFTEEQIPMHILEGKGDLMGLIRDDLPRRGGARKMAAMAGPGETPYTMYDREICSRAQVWLREEGTRRHDKPWVLFVSFVAPHFPLTAPPEHYYRYWEQDLPMPKLYAREQRPQHPYLRDYAQSFCYDDYFESEHDVKRALAGYFGLVSFLDENIGKVLRALSETGLAETTRVIYTSDHGDNLGARGLWGKSTMYDEIAGVPLIMRGPDVPAGQVVATPVSHVDCYPTIVNSVGVDFEGVRDTHPGVDLRTVAAGAQPERMVLSEYHGMGSTSGAFAIRHGQYKYVHYALYPAQLFDLERDPDEIQDLAGDPAHAATLAACRERLYALCDPEEVDSRAKARQAELLARNGGREAVIARGDLGFTPAPGTAADFQ, via the coding sequence ATGTCCGATGAACACAATCCCAAGGTAATGGGCTGCGCGGGCCATCCCATCGTGGCGACGCCCCACCTGGATGGGCTCGCGGCTGCGGGCACCATGTTTTCGGGGGCATATACGACCAGCCCGGTGTGCATCCCCGCGCGCGCCGGCTTTGCCTGCGGCAAGTACATCCACCAGATCGGGTTCTGGGACAACGCCGACGCCTATGACGGCAGCGTGCCGAGCTGGCATCACGTGCTGCGCGAGCGTGGCCATGCCGTCGTGTCGATCGGCAAGCTGCACTTCCGGCAGCCCGGCGAGGACCATGGGTTTACCGAGGAACAGATCCCCATGCACATCCTGGAAGGCAAGGGCGACCTGATGGGTTTGATACGGGATGACCTGCCGCGTCGCGGTGGGGCCAGGAAAATGGCCGCCATGGCCGGTCCCGGAGAGACGCCCTACACCATGTACGACCGCGAAATCTGTTCGCGCGCGCAGGTGTGGCTCCGAGAAGAAGGGACCCGCCGTCACGACAAGCCGTGGGTGCTGTTCGTTTCCTTTGTCGCGCCGCACTTTCCGTTGACCGCACCCCCGGAGCACTACTACCGCTATTGGGAGCAGGATCTTCCCATGCCCAAGCTGTATGCACGCGAACAGCGGCCACAGCATCCCTATCTGCGCGACTACGCGCAAAGCTTCTGCTACGACGACTATTTCGAGTCCGAGCACGACGTCAAGCGGGCCTTGGCAGGTTACTTCGGCCTGGTGTCCTTCCTGGACGAGAACATCGGCAAGGTGCTGCGTGCGCTGAGCGAGACGGGCCTGGCCGAGACGACGCGGGTCATCTATACCAGCGACCACGGAGACAACCTGGGCGCGCGGGGCCTGTGGGGCAAGTCCACCATGTATGACGAAATCGCCGGCGTTCCGCTGATCATGCGCGGTCCTGACGTGCCGGCGGGACAGGTCGTCGCCACGCCGGTCAGCCATGTGGACTGTTATCCGACCATCGTCAACAGCGTGGGCGTGGACTTCGAGGGGGTCAGGGATACGCACCCGGGGGTCGATCTGCGCACCGTCGCGGCCGGCGCCCAGCCGGAGCGGATGGTCCTGTCCGAATACCACGGCATGGGATCGACGTCCGGCGCCTTCGCCATCCGGCACGGCCAGTACAAGTACGTGCACTACGCCTTGTATCCGGCACAGTTGTTCGACCTCGAGCGGGATCCCGATGAGATCCAGGACCTGGCGGGCGATCCCGCACATGCGGCCACCTTGGCGGCGTGCCGGGAACGCCTGTATGCGCTGTGCGATCCCGAGGAGGTGGACAGCCGCGCGAAGGCCCGCCAGGCAGAGCTGCTGGCGCGCAACGGCGGGCGGGAAGCCGTGATTGCGCGCGGCGATCTTGGCTTTACCCCGGCGCCCGGCACCGCCGCGGATTTCCAGTAG
- a CDS encoding GntR family transcriptional regulator, with amino-acid sequence MNQDQATLGADLQRRLDHYVRPGIPKYMAMRDAIAHAVATGSWPPGLRLPTELEWAAALPLSVGTIQRALRMLVDEGIIVRQQGSGTFVAGRPDESMHAPLHCRFVDDSGKGYLPVYPTILARYELDEDGAWTAHLGRQHVFCIERVLAIGDEFSVFSRFYADPDRLPAFLTLPLKKLGSENFKELIMKETAQAIGLMDQYLSSRKFEAAVCKAIGTRAGTVGQRLDIRAYLGRSSPVYYQELFIPPNQRVLHLARDGRDGGLAQGSK; translated from the coding sequence ATGAACCAAGATCAAGCCACCCTCGGCGCGGACCTGCAACGCCGCCTCGACCATTACGTCCGGCCGGGCATTCCCAAGTACATGGCCATGCGCGACGCCATCGCCCATGCGGTCGCCACGGGATCCTGGCCACCCGGACTGCGGCTGCCCACCGAACTGGAATGGGCAGCCGCCCTGCCCTTGAGCGTCGGGACGATCCAGCGAGCGCTGCGCATGCTGGTGGACGAAGGCATCATCGTGCGGCAACAAGGCAGCGGCACGTTCGTCGCGGGGCGGCCCGACGAATCCATGCATGCCCCGCTGCATTGCCGCTTCGTCGACGACAGCGGCAAGGGCTACCTGCCCGTGTACCCGACCATCCTGGCGCGCTACGAATTGGACGAGGACGGCGCCTGGACGGCCCACCTGGGCCGCCAGCACGTGTTTTGTATCGAGCGGGTGCTGGCCATCGGGGACGAGTTTTCGGTCTTCTCGCGCTTCTACGCGGATCCCGACCGGTTGCCGGCATTCCTGACGCTGCCGCTCAAGAAACTGGGCAGCGAGAATTTCAAGGAATTGATCATGAAGGAAACCGCGCAGGCGATCGGGCTCATGGACCAGTATCTATCCAGCCGCAAATTCGAGGCGGCCGTCTGCAAGGCCATAGGTACGCGCGCCGGTACGGTAGGACAGCGCCTGGATATCCGCGCATACCTGGGACGCAGCAGTCCGGTGTACTACCAGGAGCTGTTCATCCCTCCGAACCAGCGCGTGCTGCACCTGGCCCGCGATGGCCGCGACGGCGGGCTGGCCCAGGGCTCAAAATAG